In Ovis canadensis isolate MfBH-ARS-UI-01 breed Bighorn chromosome 3, ARS-UI_OviCan_v2, whole genome shotgun sequence, one DNA window encodes the following:
- the LOC138435531 gene encoding translationally-controlled tumor protein produces the protein MIIYRDLISHDEMFSDIYKIREVADGLCLEVEGKMVSRTEGNIDDSLIGGNASAEGPEGEGTESTVITGVDIVMNHHLQETSFTKEAYKKYIKDYMKSIKGKLEEQRPERVKPFMTGAAEQIKHILANFKNYQFFIGENMNPDGMVALLDYREDGVTPYMIFFKDGLEMEKC, from the coding sequence ATGATCATCTACCGGGACCTCATCAGCCATGACGAGATGTTCTCCGACATCTACAAGATCCGGGAGGTCGCGGACGGGCTGTGTCTGGAGGTGGAGGGGAAGATGGTCAGTAGGACAGAGGGTAACATCGATGACTCGCTCATTGGTGGAAATGCCTCCGCTGAAGGCCCCGAGGGCGAAGGTACCGAAAGCACAGTAATCACTGGTGTCGATATTGTCATGAACCATCACTTGCAGGAAACCAGCTTCACAAAAGAAGCCTACAAGAAGTACATCAAAGATTACATGAAGTCAATCAAAGGGAAACTTGAAGAACAGAGACCAGAAAGAGTAAAACCTTTTATGACAGGGGCTGCAGAACAAATCAAGCACATCCTTGCTAATTTCAAAAACTATCAGTTCTTTATTGGTGAAAACATGAATCCAGATGGCATGGTCGCTCTGCTGGACTACCGTGAGGATGGTGTAACCCCATATATGATTTTCTTTAAGGATGGTTTAGAGATGGAAAAATGTTAA